The following are encoded together in the Cololabis saira isolate AMF1-May2022 chromosome 5, fColSai1.1, whole genome shotgun sequence genome:
- the LOC133444460 gene encoding myosin heavy chain, fast skeletal muscle-like isoform X1, giving the protein MSTDAEMALYGKAAIYLRKPEKERIEAQTRPFDAKTACYVADVKELYLKATILKKEGGKVTVKVLDTQEEKTVKEDDINPMNPPKYDKMEDMAMMTHLNEATVLYNLKERYAAWMIYTYSGLFCATVNPYKWLPVYDSEVVSAYRGKKRMEAPPHIFSVSDNAYQFMLTDRQNQSVLITGESGAGKTVNTKRVIQYFATISVGGGKAKETSKMQVSYDDNFSHITRHLQENRSFSNMLLKPGVQGSLEDQIIAANPLLEAYGNAKTIRNDNSSRFGKFIRIHFGTTGKLSSADIETYLLEKSRVTFQLSDERGYHIFYQMMTNHKPEIIEMSLITSNPYDFPMCSMGQITVASIDDKEELDATDNAIDILGFTAEEKMGIYKLTGAVLHHGNMKFKQKQREEQAEPDGTENADKIAYLLGLNSADMLKGLCYPRVKVGNEFVTKGQTVPQVNNSVTALAKSIYGRMFDWMVVRINQMLDTKQARNHFIGVLDIAGFEIFDFNTLEQLCINFTNEKLQQFFNHHMFVLEQEEYKKEGIIWEFIDFGMDLAACIELIEKPMGIFSILEEECMFPKADDNTFKNKLYDQHLGKNKAFEKPKPAKGKAEAHFSLVHYAGTVDYNICGWLDKNKDPLNESVLQLYGKASCKLVALLYPPPPAEEAGKKGGKKKGGSMQTVSSQFRENLGKLMTNLRSTHPHFVRCLIPNESKTPGLMENFLVIHQLRCNGVLEGIRICRKGFPSRILYADFKQRYKVLNASVIPEGQFIDNKKASEKLLGSIDVPQDEYRFGHTKVFFKAGLLGTLEEMRDEKLAALVTMTQALCRGYVMRKEFVKMMERRQAIFTIQYNIRSFMNVKHWPWMKVYYKIKPLLKSAETEKELMNMKENYEKMTADLAHALAKKKELEEKMVSILQEKNDLQLQVASESENLSDAEERCEGLIKSKIQLEAKLKETTERLEDEEEINAELTAKKRKLEDECSELKKDIDDLELTLAKVEKEKHATENKVKNLTEEMASQDESIAKLTKEKKALQEAHQQTLDDLQAEEDKVNTLTKSKTKLEQQVDDLEGSLEQEKKLRMDLERAKRKLEGDLKLAQESIMDLENDKQQSDEKIKKKDFEISQLLSKIEDEQSLGAQLQKKIKELQARIEELEEEIEAERAARAKVEKQRADLSRELEEISERLEEAGGATAAQIEMNKKREAEFQKLRRDLEESTLQHEATAAALRKKQADSVAELGEQIDNLQRVKQKLEKEKSEYKMEIDDLSSNMEAVAKAKGNLEKMCRTLEDQLSELKTKNDENMRQNNDMSAQKARLLTENGEFSRQIEEKEGLVSQLTRGKQAFTQQLEELKRHVEEEVKAKNALAHGLQSARHDCDLLREQFEEEQEAKAELQRGMSKANSEVAQWRTKYETDAIQRTEELEESKKKLAQRLQEAEEQIEAVNSKCASLEKTKQRLQSEVEDLMIDVERANGLAANLDKKQRNFDKVLAEWKQKYEEGQAELEGAQKEARTLSTELFKMKNSYEEALDQLETMKRENKNLQQEISDLTEQLGDTGKSIHELEKAKKQVETEKSEIQTALEEAEGTLEHEESKILRVQLELNQIKGEVDRKIAEKDEEMEQIKRNSQRVIDSMQSTLDAEVRSRNDALRIKKKMEGDLNEMEIQLSHANRQAAESQKQLRNVQAQLKDAQLHLDDAVRAQEDLKEQAAMVDRRNGLLVAEIEELRVALEQTERGRKVAEQELVDASERVGLLHSQNTSLINTKKKLESDLVQIQGEVDDTVQEARNAEDKAKKAITDAAMMAEELKKEQDTSSHLERMKKNLEVAVKDLQHRLDEAENLAMKGGKKQLQKLESRVRELESEVEAEQRRGADSVKGVRKYERRVKELTYQTEEDKKNVSRLQDLVDKLQLKVKAYKRQAEEAEEQANSHLSKSRKLQHELEEAEERADIAESQVNKMRVKSRDSGKVNMHTNYD; this is encoded by the exons ATGAGTACGGACGCGGAGATGGCCCTCTATGGCAAAGCTGCCATTTACCTTCGTAAGCCAGAAAAGGAGAGGATTGAGGCTCAGACCAGACCTTTTGATGCCAAGACTGCCTGCTATGTCGCTGATGTCAAAGAACTGTATCTGAAGGCAACAATCCTCAAGAAAGAGGGTGGCAAAGTCACCGTCAAAGTCTTGGACACTCAGGAG GAGAAGACAGTCAAAGAAGATGACATCAATCCAATGAACCCTCCCAAGTACGACAAAATGGAGGACATGGCCATGATGACCCATCTCAATGAAGCCACTGTGCTGTATAATCTCAAAGAGCGTTATGCAGCATGGATGATCTAC ACCTACTCTGGGTTGTTCTGTGCAACTGTGAACCCCTACAAGTGGCTCCCAGTGTACGATTCCGAAGTCGTCTCTGCCTATAGAGGCAAGAAGCGTATGGAGGCTCCACCCCACATCTTCTCCGTCTCTGACAATGCCTATCAGTTCATGCTTACTG ATAGGCAGAACCAGTCCGTCCTGATCAC TGGAGAATCTGGTGCTGGAAAGACTGTGAACACCAAGCGTGTCATTCAGTACTTTGCTACAATCTCTGTTGGTGGGGGTAAGGCGAAGGAAACAAGTAAAATGCAGGTAAGTTATGATGACAACTTTTCACATATCACAAGACACCTACAGGAAAATAGGTCCTTTTCTAATATGCTTCTGAAACCTGGTGTACAGGGGTCGCTGGAGGATCAAATCATTGCAGCCAATCCCCTGCTGGAGGCTTATGGTAATGCCAAAACTATTAGGAATGACAACTCTTCTCGTTTT GGTAAATTCATCAGGATCCATTTCGGCACAACTGGCAAACTGTCTAGTGCTGATATTGAGACAT ACCTGCTGGAGAAGTCTAGAGTGACATTCCAGCTTTCTGATGAGAGAGGCTACCACATCTTCTACCAGATGATGACAAACCACAAACCAGAGATCATTG aaatgtctCTGATCACAAGCAACCCCTATGACTTCCCCATGTGCAGCATGGGTCAGATCACTGTAGCCAGCATTGATGACAAAGAAGAGCTAGACGCCACTGAT AATGCCATTGATATCCTGGGCTTCACCGCAGAGGAGAAGATGGGCATCTACAAGTTGACTGGTGCTGTGCTTCACCATGGTAACATGAAGTTCAAGCAGAAGCAGCGTGAGGAGCAGGCTGAGCCTGACGGCACAGAGA ATGCTGACAAGATTGCTTACTTGTTGGGCCTGAACTCTGCTGATATGCTCAAGGGATTGTGCTATCCAAGAGTGAAGGTCGGCAATGAATTTGTCACCAAGGGGCAGACTGTACCTCAG GTCAATAATTCTGTCACTGCCCTGGCCAAGTCCATCTATGGCAGGATGTTCGATTGGATGGTCGTCCGTATCAACCAGATGCTGGACACTAAGCAAGCAAGAAACCACTTCATCGGTGTCCTGGACATTGCCGGCTTTGAAATCTTTGAT TTCAACACATTGGAGCAGCTGTGCATCAACTTCACCAATGAGAAACTGCAACAGTTCTTCAACCACCACATGTTTGTTCTGGAGCAAGAGGAGTACAAGAAGGAAGGCATCATTTGGGAGTTCATTGACTTTGGTATGGACTTGGCTGCCTGTATTGAGCTGATTGAAAAG CCAATGGGCATCTTCTCCATCCTTGAAGAGGAGTGCATGTTCCCCAAGGCCGATGACAATACCTTCAAGAACAAGCTGTATGACCAGCATCTTGGCAAAAACAAGGCTTTTGAGAAGCCAAAACCTGCCAAGGGCAAGGCTGAGGCTCACTTCTCCCTGGTGCACTATGCTGGaactgtggactacaacatctGTGGTTGGCTGGACAAGAACAAGGATCCCCTGAATGAGTCTGTTCTGCAGCTCTATGGAAAGGCATCATGCAAACTGGTGGCTCTCCtgtatcctcctcctcctgctgagg AGGCTggcaagaagggaggaaagaagaagggtGGTTCTATGCAGACTGTGTCATCACAGTTCAGG GAGAACTTGGGCAAGCTGATGACCAACCTGAGGAGTACCCATCCTCACTTTGTGCGCTGCCTCATTCCCAATGAGTCAAAGACTCCAG GCTTGATGGAGAACTTCCTGGTCATCCACCAGCTCAGGTGTAACGGTGTGCTGGAGGGTATCAGAATctgcagaaaaggtttccccAGCAGAATCCTCTATGCTGACTTCAAACAGAG ATACAAGGTACTGAATGCCAGTGTCATCCCTGAGGGTCAATTCATTGACAACAAGAAAGCCTCTGAGAAGCTGCTTGGATCAATTGACGTTCCTCAAGATGAGTACAGATTTGGACACACCAAG GTGTTCTTCAAGGCTGGTCTGCTGGGTACCCTTGAGGAGATGAGAGATGAAAAGTTGGCAGCTCTGGTCACAATGACTCAGGCTCTCTGCCGTGGCTACGTCATGAGAAAGGAGTTTGTTAAGATGATGGAGAGGaggcaa GCCATCTTTACTATCCAGTACAATATCCGCTCATTCATGAATGTGAAACACTGGCCATGGATGAAGGTTTATTACAAGATCAAGCCTCTCTTGAAGAGTGCTGAGACTGAGAAGGAGCTCATGAATATGAAGGAGAACTATGAGAAGATGACAGCAGACCTTGCTCATGCCTTGGCCAAGAAAaaggagctggaggaaaagaTGGTGTCTATTCTGCAGGAGAAGAACGATCTGCAGCTGCAAGTGGCATCT GAATCAGAGAATCTGTCAGATGCTGAGGAGAGGTGCGAGGGTCTTATCAAGAGCAAGATTCAACTCGAGGCCAAACTCAAAGAGACCACTGAGAGActggaagatgaggaggaaatCAATGCTGAGCTTACTGCAAagaagaggaagctggaggaCGAATGCTCTGAGCTCAAAAAAGATATTGATGACCTGGAACTTACATTGGCCAAAGTGGAAAAGGAGAAACATGCCACTGAGAACAAG GTGAAGAACCTGACTGAGGAGATGGCCTCTCAGGATGAGAGCATTGCTAAACTGACCAAGGAGAAGAAAGCTCTTCAGGAAGCTCATCAGCAGACTCTTGATGACCTGCAGGCGGAGGAAGACAAAGTCAACACTCTGACCAAGTCCAAGACCAAGCTTGAGCAACAAGTTGATGAT CTTGAAGGTTCTCTGGAGCAAGAGAAGAAGCTTCGTATGGATCTTGAGAGAGCCAAGAGGAAGCTGGAAGGAGATCTGAAACTGGCCCAGGAATCCATAATGGATCTGGAGAATGACAAGCAGCAGTCTgatgagaaaattaaaaa GAAGGACTTTGAAATCAGCCAGCTCCTCAGCAAGATTGAAGATGAGCAGTCATTGGGTGCACAGCTTCAGAAGAAGATTAAGGAGCTTCAG GCCCGTattgaggagctggaggaggaaatCGAGGCGGAGCGCGCTGCTCGTGCCAAGGTTGAGAAGCAGAGAGCTGACCTCTCCAGGGAACTTGAGGAGATCAGTGAGAGGCTGGAGGAAGCTGGTGGCGCCACTGCTGCTCAGATTGAGATGAACAAGAAGCGCGAGGCTGAGTTCCAGAAGCTCCGTCGTGACCTTGAGGAGTCTACTCTGCAGCATGAAGCCACTGCTGCTGCTCTGCGCAAGAAGCAGGCCGACAGCGTTGCTGAGCTGGGAGAGCAGATCGACAACCTGCAGCGTGTCAAGCAGAAGCTTGAGAAAGAAAAGAGTGAATATAAGATGGAGATTGACGACCTCTCCAGCAACATGGAGGCTGTTGCTAAAGCAAAG GGAAATCTTGAAAAGATGTGCCGTACTCTTGAGGACCAATTAAGTGAACTTAAGACCAAGAATGATGAAAACATGCGTCAGAACAATGACATGAGTGCACAGAAAGCACGTCTCCTCACAGAAAATG GTGAGTTCAGCCGTCAAATTGAGGAGAAAGAGGGTCTTGTTTCTCAGCTGACCAGAGGCAAACAGGCCTTCACCCAGCAGCTTGAGGAGCTGAAGAGACACGTTGAAGAGGAGGTCAAG GCCAAGAATGCTCTTGCCCATGGACTGCAATCAGCCCGCCATGACTGTGACCTGCTGAGGGAGCAGtttgaggaggagcaggaggccaAAGCTGAGCTGCAGCGTGGTATGTCCAAGGCCAACAGCGAGGTGGCTCAGTGGAGAACTAAGTATGAAACTGATGCCATCCAGCGCACAGAGGAGCTTGAGGAATCCAA GAAAAAGCTGGCCCAGCGTCTTCAGGAAGCTGAGGAGCAGATCGAGGCTGTGAACTCCAAGTGTGCATCTCTGGAGAAGACCAAACAGAGGCTCCAAAGTGAGGTGGAGGACCTCATGATTGATGTGGAGAGAGCCAACGGGCTGGCTGCCAACTTGGATAAGAAGCAGAGGAACTTTGATAAG GTGCTGGCAGAGTGGAAACAGAAGTATGAGGAGGGTCAGGCAGAGCTTGAAGGAGCTCAGAAGGAGGCTCGTACTCTGAGCACTGAACTGTTCAAGATGAAGAACTCTTATGAAGAAgctctggatcagctggagaccATGAAGCGTGAAAACAAGAACCTCCAAC AGGAGATCTCTGACCTGACTGAACAGCTTGGTGACACTGGCAAGAGCATCCATGAGCTGGAGAAGGCCAAGAAGCAGGTGGAGACAGAGAAGTCTGAGATCCAGACAGCTCTGGAGGAAGCTGAG GGAACTCTGGAGCATGAAGAGTCTAAGATCCTTCGTGTTCAGCTGGAGCTCAACCAGATTAAGGGTGAGGTGGACAGGAAGATTGCAGAGAAAGATGAGGAGATGGAGCAGATCAAGAGGAACAGCCAGAGGGTGATTGATTCCATGCAGAGCACTCTGGATGCTGAGGTCAGGAGCAGGAACGATGCCCTGAGAATCAAGAAGAAGATGGAAGGAGATCTGAATGAGATGGAGATTCAGCTGAGTCATGCCAATCGCCAGGCTGCTGAGTCCCAGAAACAGTTGAGGAACGTTCAGGCACAGCTGAAG GACGCTCAACTGCATCTTGATGATGCTGTCAGAGCCCAGGAGGACCTCAAGGAACAAGCTGCTATGGTGGATCGCAGAAACGGTCTCTTAGTGGCAGAAATTGAGGAACTCAGAGTTGCTctggaacagacagagagaggcCGCAAAGTCGCAGAGCAGGAACTGGTGGATGCCAGCGAACGTGTCGGACTTCTGCACTCTCAG AACACAAGCCTCATCAACACCAAGAAGAAGCTTGAAAGTGACCTGGTTCAGATCCAGGGTGAAGTTGATGATACTGTTCAGGAAGCAAGGAATGCAGAGGACAAGGCCAAGAAGGCCATCACTGAT GCTGCTATGATGGCTGAAGAGCTGAAGAAGGAACAGGACACCAGTTCTCACCTGGAGAGGATGAAGAAGAACCTGGAGGTTGCTGTTAAGGACCTGCAGCATCGCCTGGATGAGGCTGAGAACTTGGCCATGAAGGGCGGCAAGAAGCAGCTCCAAAAACTCGAGTCTAGG GTGCGTGAGCTGGAGAGCGAGGTTGAAGCTGAGCAAAGACGTGGTGCAGATTCTGTTAAGGGTGTCCGCAAATATGAGAGAAGAGTGAAGGAGCTCACCTATCAG ACTGAGGAAGATAAGAAAAACGTTAGTAGGCTGCAGGATCTGGTGGACAAACTGCAGCTCAAGGTGAAGGCCTACAAGAGGCAGGCTGAGGAAGCG GAGGAGCAGGCCAACAGTCATCTGTCCAAGTCTAGGAAGCTCCAGCATGAGCTTGAGGAGGCTGAGGAGCGTGCTGACATTGCAGAGTCTCAGGTCAACAAGATGAGAGTAAAGAGCCGTGACTCTGGCAAGGTGAATATGCACACAAATTATGACTGA